The Cucumis melo cultivar AY chromosome 6, USDA_Cmelo_AY_1.0, whole genome shotgun sequence genome includes a region encoding these proteins:
- the LOC103493289 gene encoding NAC domain-containing protein 35, producing MAIAAAARSSSTRMRQEEISSNKTNHDDNNNNCEDHDDIDHDQHEHDVVMPGFRFHPTEEELVEFYLRRKVEGKRFNVELITFLDLYRYDPWELPALAAIGEKEWFFYVPRDRKYRNGDRPNRVTTSGYWKATGADRMIRTEDFRSIGLKKTLVFYSGKAPKGIRTSWIMNEYRLPHHETERYQKAEISLCRVYKRAGVEDHPSLPRSLPSRASSSRMTTSSTPKSNLLPGGGSVNVVQTSSSSTDKFPTSFESQFHHHQLQIGSGVEATAADASATSSCEEVTTVLGLSKQNPFPTSPLLNMAATSSLQIPASASTTPNCMEEDDHQSIILHNKQQQLLPSSSSLILPTYTSFFSPSSNNSLDDLQKLIHYQQQQPPLSASPATIINSLPSQYYQPTPPPPPQQLALNTLPVVFSDRLWEWNSIQDAANPFK from the exons ATGGCAATTGCAGCTGCAGCAAGAAGCAGTTCAACAAGGATGAGGCAAGAAGAAATTAGCAGCAACAAAACCAACCACgacgacaacaacaacaactgCGAAGATCACGACGATATCGATCATGATCAACATGAACACGACGTCGTTATGCCCGGCTTCCGCTTCCACCCTACTGAAGAAGAACTCGTTGAATTCTACCTTCGCCGTAAGGTCGAGGGCAAACGCTTTAATGTCGAACTCATCACTTTTCTTGATCTTTATCGCTACGACCCTTGGGAGCTTCCTG CTTTGGCTGCCATTGGAGAGAAGGAATGGTTCTTCTATGTCCCTCGCGACCGTAAATACCGTAACGGTGACCGTCCCAATCGGGTTACTACCTCCGGCTATTGGAAGGCCACCGGTGCCGATCGCATGATTCGTACAGAGGACTTTCGTTCCATTGGCCTTAAGAAAACCCTAGTTTTTTACTCCGGCAAGGCTCCCAAGGGTATTCGTACTAGTTGGATTATGAACGAGTATCGCTTGCCCCATCATGAGACCGAACGATATCAAAAG GCGGAGATTTCGTTGTGTCGAGTTTACAAAAGAGCCGGAGTCGAAGATCACCCTTCACTCCCTCGCTCTCTCCCGTCAAGAGCTTCGTCTTCGCGAATGACAACCTCGTCGACGCCTAAGAGTAATCTTCTTCCGGGTGGTGGCTCGGTTAATGTCGTCCAAACTTCATCGTCATCCACGGATAAATTTCCGACGAGTTTCGAGTCGCAATTCCACCATCACCAACTTCAAATTGGCTCTGGAGTCGAAGCTACTGCAGCCGACGCCTCCGCCACGAGCTCTTGTGAAGAAGTTACAACTGTTCTTGGCCTCTCCAAACAAAATCCTTTTCCCACATCTCCATTACTTAACATGGCCGCTACTTCTTCTCTTCAAATTCCAGCTTCAGCTTCTACTACTCCCAATTGCATGGAAGAAGATGATCACCAATCCATTATTCTGCATAATAAACAACAACAATTATTACCATCTTCTTCATCACTTATTTTGCCAACTTACACCTCTTTCTTCTCTccttcttccaataattccctTGATGACCTACAAAAACTCATTCACTATCAACAACAACAGCCACCGCTATCTGCTTCCCCCGCCACCATCATAAACTCTTTACCGTCACAATATTACCAACCGACACCACCACCTCCTCCGCAACAACTCGCCCTCAACACGCTACCGGTTGTTTTCTCCGACAGACTTTGGGAATGGAATTCAATCCAAGACGCAGCCAATCCCTTCAAGTAA